From a region of the Lactuca sativa cultivar Salinas chromosome 4, Lsat_Salinas_v11, whole genome shotgun sequence genome:
- the LOC111917709 gene encoding coniferyl alcohol acyltransferase gives MGFRSKSYSVQVIENSVVHADEPWNDHWLPFTNLDLLVPPFDVGSFFCYKKPSHGSFLTIIDTLKTSLSRTLALYYPLAGEILWNAAAGENQIHCNNRGVHFIEAVADVQLKELNLYNPDDSIEAKLIPKKLHGVLAIQVTMFPCGGMVLGCMFDHRAADGCSANMFISSWADMARSGTPSMLPSFRRSIFNPRSPTSYSSSINDVFALYEPTPIPNNEENHDGGDPLFVNRIFYIEGEQLNRLQLLASESGSRRSKLEAFTSFLWKIVALSLEESGNHNQLCRVAVAVDGRSRLSQGDGEEKEKLTTSHFGNVLSMPYGEKRSHELMEMSLSNVATEVHEFLHTATGKDHFLDLIDWVEERRSMPLISKAFADGETAVMVSSGQRFQIMDKMDFGWGKVAFGSCHVPSARKDCYVMTLPSPTNKEDWVVYMHLPMIHMNYIEAHAGQVFTPMNVDYLGL, from the exons atgggtTTTCGGAGTAAGAGTTACTCGGTGCAGGTGATTGAGAATTCAGTCGTGCATGCTGACGAACCATGGAATGACCACTGGTTACCCTTTACAAACCTAGACTTGCTTGTTCCCCCATTTGATGTGGGCTCTTTCTTCTGCTACAAGAAACCATCCCATGGGAGTTTCCTCACCATAATAGACACCCTCAAAACTTCCTTATCTCGAACCCTCGCACTCTACTACCCACTTGCTGGTGAGATCCTATGGAATGCAGCTGCCGGAGAGAACCAAATTCACTGCAACAACCGAGGAGTCCACTTCATCGAAGCTGTTGCAGACGTGCAGCTCAAGGAACTCAATTTGTATAATCCTGACGACAGCATTGAGGCCAAATTAATCCCTAAGAAGCTACATGGTGTGCTTGCTATTCAG GTTACAATGTTTCCATGCGGAGGCATGGTGTTAGGATGCATGTTTGATCATCGGGCAGCGGATGGATGCTCAGCTAACATGTTTATCTCATCATGGGCAGATATGGCGCGATCGGGAACCCCATCTATGTTGCCTTCCTTTCGGAGGTCGATCTTTAATCCAAGGTCCCCAACCAGTTATTCCTCGTCCATAAACGATGTGTTTGCTCTATATGAACCCACGCCCATTCCCAATAATGAAGAAAACCATGATGGTGGAGATCCTTTATTCGTTAATCGTATATTCTACATTGAGGGTGAGCAGCTTAACAGGCTACAACTGTTGGCGAGTGAAAGTGGGAGTAGGAGGTCGAAGCTAGAGGCGTTCACTTCTTTCTTGTGGAAGATAGTCGCATTGAGTTTGGAAGAGTCAGGAAATCACAACCAACTGTGTCGTGTTGCTGTTGCAGTCGATGGAAGGAGTAGACTGAGCCAGGGAGATGGAGAAGAGAAAGAAAAACTAACGACTTCGCACTTTGGTAATGTGTTATCGATGCCTTATGGGGAAAAAAGATCACAT GAGTTGATGGAAATGTCATTGAGCAATGTAGCTACGGAGGTTCATGAGTTCTTGCATACTGCCACTGGGAAAGACCATTTTCTTGACCTCATCGACTGGGTGGAAGAACGACGGTCAATGCCACTAATATCGAAGGCTTTTGCTGATGGAGAGACGGCGGTGATGGTTTCATCGGGACAGAGATTTCAGATCATGGACAAGATGGATTTCGGGTGGGGTAAGGTGGCCTTTGGATCATGCCATGTCCCGTCTGCAAGGAAAGACTGTTACGTGATGACGTTGCCCAGTCCAACTAACAAAGAGGATTGGGTTGTCTACATGCATCTCCCAATGATTCATATGAACTATATTGAGGCACATGCTGGGCAAGTGTTCACTCCGATGAATGTTGATTACCTCGGGCTTTGA